The segment GACTCTCGGTGGGCATGTGGCTGGTGCCCAGGCTCAAGGGGCTCATGGCGGTATCGATGATGTCGGCACCTGCCTCGATGCCCTTCAGGATGGACATGGAAGCCAGACCTGCGGTGTAGTGGCTGTGGATGTCAACAGGGATGCTGACGGTCTCCTTCAGCTTCTTGACCAGATCGTAGCAGGTATAGGGAGTCAGCAGACCGGCCATATCCTTGATGCAGATGGAGTTTGCACCCATCTCCTCCAGAGTCTTGGCGTAGGCTGCAAAGTACTCGTTGTTGTGCACGGGGCTCAGGGTGTAGCTGATGCAGCCCTGCACATGAGCGCCTTCCTTGTTGGCTGCCTTGATAGCAGTCTGCAGGTTGCGCGGATCGTTCAGTGCATCAAAGATGCGGATGACATCGATGCCGTTTGCAACAGACTTCTGCACAAAGTACTCAACGGCGTCATCTGCGTAGGGACGATAGCCCAGCATGTTCTGGCCGCGGAACAGCATCTGCAGCTTCTGGTGAGGCAGTTCCTTGCGCAGGATGCGCAGGCGGTCCCAGGGATCTTCGTCCAGGAAGCGGATGCAGCTGTCGAACGTAGCGCCGCCCCAGCACTCCACGGAGAAGTAGTTGATCTTATCCATTTCCGGCAGGATGGGACGCATCTCATCCATGGTCATGCGGGTTGCCAGCAGAGACTGGTGGGCATCGCGCAGGACGACCTCGGTAACCTTGATCGGCTTTTTGGCCATGATTGTCACCTCTCCCTTAGTTCATGGAAACCAGAACGTCACCGGAGTTGACGGTGTCGCCCTTGTTGACGTTGATGGAAGCCACAGTGCCGTCCTGCGGAGCAACGATCTCGTTCTCCATCTTCATAGCCTCCAGGATCACCAGCACATCGCCGGCCTTGACGGATGCACCGGCCTTGACCTTGACATCCAGAATGTTGCCGGGCATGGGAGCCTTGACGGCAACAGCACCGGCAGCGCCTGCGGCAGCCTTGGGTGCAGCGGCGGGAGCCGGAGCAGCCTTAGGAGCAGCGGGTGCGGCAGGAGCTGCAGCAGCAACGGGAGCAGCACCAGCGGCAGTCTCCTCCACGGAGACGCTGTAAGCAACGCCATTGACGGTAATATTGTAGTACTTCATGGAAGGATCCTCCAAATCAAAATCGTATCTAAAGATTTATACAGACGATTACAGGGCCATGTTGCCGTGCTTCTTGGGCAGGCGGGCAGCACGCTTGGTGCTCAGCAGCTCCAGTGCAGCAACCACGCTTGCACGGACATTCGCTGCATCGCAGGTCAGGTCAGCAGCACCGCAGGCAACCGCATTTGCTGCGCTGCACACCTCAGCGGTGTAGGCAGCAGCCTTTGCGTTGGTGGCTGCAATGATGTTGTCGGAAGCATCGATCTCTTCCTTGTACAGTACGCTGACAGCAGCACTGGGTTCCAGCGCGCTGACAGTGCAGCCGGTCACAGCAATGCGCAGATCAGCAGCGGCCAGTGCGGTGTAGACAGGGCCCACAGCCTTGCCTGCCAGCACAGCCACCTTTGCAGTGGTAGCGTCGGCATAGGTGGCAGCCAGACGGGCAGCCTCGCGGATGCCGCCTGCAATGTCATCGGTAGCGCTGGGCACGAAGCCCTCGGTATCCACAATGGTGATCACCGGCACGCTGAAAGCATCGCACAGGCGCACAAAACGGGAAGCCTTGGCTACGCAGTTGTGGCACAGGTTCTTGCCGGTGGCCACAACACCCACAGCGTTGCCGCCCACGGTTGCAAATGCGGTATAGACAGACTTGCCAAAGCCTGCATACAGCTCCACGGCGCTGTCCTTATCGACCACAGCGGCAGCAGCCTTTGCAGGCTCTGCACCAGCAGCCAGAACAGCAGTGGGCTGCTCGAACTCAAAGATCGCAGGGCCGGTCAGGTTGTTGGCCGGCAGCAGGCCCACGATGTGAGCAGCCTTCTCGGCAGCTTCCGCAGCAGTGGACTCCACGATAGCAGCCACGCCAGCCTTTGCAGCGGCGGCGGCGGTACCGGCATCGGCCACCTTGTCGCCCTTGGCGGCAGAGGTGAACGGAGCGGTGAAGAACAGCTCTGCGCCCTCAGCCATGATGCAGACATCTGCATTGGCTGCGCTCAGTGCGCTGGTGCCGCCGCAGACACCCAGAACAACAGCCACCTGCGGGATCACGCCGGAAACCTTTGCGATCTGCGCATTCAGCTTTGCACTGGCGGTCAGCACGTCCAGACCCTCAGCCAGCTTTGCGCCAACGGAGTTGTAGAAGGTGACGACCGGGCAGCCAGTCTGTGCTGCCATTTCCAGAACCTTGATGTTCTTTTCAACATCCTTTACGGTAACAGCTTCGCCATTCTGATAAACAGCGTAAGCCTGCTGACCTGCAGCATAGCCGCAGGCAGCGCTCACTGCACCATCAGCAAACAGCGCAGTGTATTCCCCGTCATCGAAAAACTTGGCGAGGATTTCTCCCTTATTGATCTTTGAAGCCATGGTAAGACCTCCTGGTTGTCTGTGTGAGCTTTCAAAATTGGTTTTATTATACTGAATTTTCCATAAAAATGCAAGAGCTTCTATAAAAGTCCATGCAAATCAACATCCGTCACACCCCGTTATATAATTTTTTAACGATTCTGCGTTCCTCTGCCAGAGTCTCCTTCTTCTACAGTTCCGGGCCATGTACGGTGCCTGCCAAATTTTTTCCTGCATTTTTGTTGATTTCGTTTGTCTCTGCCACATTTTATTTTAAAGAAAGATATGTTACACTATATTTATATTATATTTGCAGAGTTTTTCCGGCTGGCTCAGCCGGATGCTTTGTTTTCTCAGGCGGCAGCCCCCGGCTGCACGGCGCAGGATGTCTGCTGTTTTCCGGTCTGCTTCTGCCGATCATGTAAAAAATTTTCACAGGATAGCCCGTTCCAACGCTCTGCGACCGGCTGTCCCGCAAATTATAAGAAGAAGGTTCTGCTAAATTGAAAGATCTGTTCATTTCGTTCCGCACTGCAAATCAGACCTATTCTGTCCTGCGGCGCTCCGTCTTTTCCCTGATGCACCGCGCCGAAGCTGCACTTTTCTCCATTCTCATCCTCTGCAAGCTTGCCACAAACCTGTTGTTCGTTTCCCTGATGCAGCAGGTCTGGTCCCTGACGCTGCGGTTCGCTCCCATGCACTATTTGAGCAACAGCAATGCTTCGGATATTTTTACCTCCCCTGCCATTATCGGCTGTATCGTTCTCATCGCCGTTCTGACGGCCTTCTGGTCGCTGTTTGAATGTTCCGTCCTGCTGCATGGACTGGACCTTGCCCGCAAGGGCGAGAGCATCCGCCTGCCTGCACTGCTGTGCACCTCCCTGCTGGACGCCTGTCATGCCTTTCTACCGCAGAACTGGCTCATTCTGGTCTACAGCGCCACGCTGATCCCTTTCACCAATTTTTTCCTTGCCGTGAATTATATCACTCAGCTTGCAGTGCCGGAATATATCATGGGCGTCATTCGTGCCAACAGCCGGTATCACCTGCTTTATCTGGCCCTCTGCGCCGCACTTCTGGTTCTCCTGATCAGCTGGGTCCTGGTGCTGCCGCTGTTCCTTCTGGAGCACAAAAGCCTGTGGCAATCGGTTCGTGAAAGCGTCGGCTATGTCCGCACGCGCATTCTTCGCACATTTCTTCTGCTGCTGCGGTGGAATGTTTCGGCCCTGCTGCGTTCTCTGCTGCTGACTGCAGCCGTCGCGCTGCCGCTGTACGGCATTATCATCGGCATCGGGATGCAGAGCACGCAGGCCATGTTTGCACTGTCCCGTGCCGCGCTGACCATTGAGCTTCCCTTCTTCCAGTTTCTCATCGACTGCACCATCACCCTTGCACAGTGCACGGTTATTACCGCGCTCTATGACCGCCTGCGGGATAACTTACCGTTTGAAGCGGAGGCAGACCCGGACCGCAGACCCTGCCGCTCCAATGGCAGGTTGCTTCTGACCGCCGCCATTGCCGGTGCCACTTTGCTCACCTTCGTGCTTGCCGCCTGCTACTTTGTTCTGCCGGAGGACGATGCGCTGCGCTCCATGCTGGGCGGCACTGTGCCGATCGTTACGGCACACCGCGGCTATTCCGCCGCCGCACCGGAAAACACCCTGCCCGCCTTCCAGCTTGCCATTGACCACGGCTGTGAGCGCGCTGAGCTGGACGTCCAGATGACAAAGGACGGTATTGTGATGGTGACGCACGACGCCAACCTGCGCCGCTGTGCCGGCCGGAACGAAAACATTTATGACCTGACTTATGATGAAGTGCGGAGACTGGACGCCGGGCGCTGGTTCGGCCAGAAATACACCGGCACCCGGATCCCCACGCTGGAAGAAGTTCTGGAGCAATGCAGGGGCAGGATCCAGCTGAACATTGAGATAAAGCCCAATGCGGCCACACCTGAGCTGGAGGCAGAGACCGTCCGGATCATCTATGAAAAGGGCTTTGAGCATGACTGCGTGATCACCTCGCAAAGCTACGATACCCTTTGCAAGGTCAAGGAGCTTGCCCCGGAGATCCAGACCGGCTATATCCTTGCTTTGGGCGTGGGCAGCTATTACGACCTGCCCGCCGCAGACTTTTTCAGCGTGGAGTCCACCTTCATCACCCCCGGCATGGTCCAGCAGATCCACCTGCGCGGCAAAACCATCTCTGCATGGACGGTCAACCGTCAGGAAGACGCCAGCGATCTGCTGAGCCTTGGCGTAGACGACATTATCACGGACAAACCCGAAATGGTCCAGCAGCTGATGAATGCCGATGCCGATCTGGACAACGATCTGCTCTTTATCCGTGACACGATCCGCAGCCTGATCGGACGGTTCGACGCTGGGGACGAGCCCACACCGGAGGAAGAGGTGATCGAGGAAGCGATCGAAGACCCCGAAGAGCTGCTGGATGCGGCATGATCCGTCAAAGAAAAACAGGATGCAGCTTTTCTGCAGTTATGTTATACTTGATGCAGTGAATCACAGAGCCTCCGGATGGTGAGAAGGAGCAAAAACGATGCGGAAAACAGACTTGAACGCGATCTATATTTCGGAGCGGGTGCAGGAGACCCTGCGCCCTGTTTCGGTCAGCGCACTGACGGCGGTGGTAGCTCCCATGGGCTACGGCAAGACCACGGCGGTCAACTGGTTTTTGAACCAGCGCAGGCAGACGGAAGCGGCCGTCATCCTGCGGGTGAATATCTATTCCGACAATCGCTTCATCTTCTGGAAAAGTGTTCAGAACGCCTTTGCGGCAGCAGGGCTGACAGCACTGGCGGGCTGCGAATACCCCGAAGATGCCAGCAGCGCCGCCCAGTTGATGGATGACCTGTGCGCCGTGCTGGCAGGAGACACGCCCTGCTACCTGTTTCTGGATGATTTCCACCTGTTAAAGGACGAAAAAGCGGCAAAGTTCCTGTGCGGGCTGGCAAACCGCCTGCCGGCGAACATTCACCTGATCGTGGCAAGCCGGAACAACTTCCTGCCCAAGGAAGAGATCCTCCGGCTGGGGCACCGTCTGCACCGCATTGGCAGGGAGCAGCTGCGGCTCAACCATACCGAGCTTGCCCACTACGCCCACCGCTGCGGCATGGACCTGACCGAGGCACAGGTGGAAAGCCTTCTGCGCTCCTGTGAGGGGTGGTTTTCTGCCATATACCTGAATCTGCACTCCTTAGCCGAGCGGGGCATCCTGCTGAGCGAGGATGTCGATATCTATTCCATGTTCACGGCGGCGATGCTGGAAAACCTGCCGCCCCAAAAGCGGGAGTTCCTTGCCATAATGGGGCTTGCGGATGAGTTCACGGTGGAAATGGCACGGGTCGTGACCGAAATGCCGGACGCAGAGGAGATCCTGCTGACCCTGACCGAGCAGAATGCCTTTGTGACCCGCCTGCCGGACGGAAAGGCCTTCCGGTTCCATCACATGCTCAAGGAGTGCGCCATGCGGCTGTTTGCCCGGCTGACGCCGGAAAAACAGGATGCCTGCCGGGAACGGTACGGGGCGTGGTATGAGGCAAAGCAGCAGTATCTCCATGCCCTGACCGCCTACGAAGCGTGCAAGGACTACGATGCAGCGCTGCAGGTCATCGAACGGGATGCCGGGATCCTGCTGTCCACCCTTGACCCGGCAGAGCTGCTGGAACGGCTGGGACGCTGCCCGGTGGAAACGCTCAAGCGGCACCCCTTTGCCATTCTGGTGCTGATGCGCTGTATGTTCAACTGGCGGCAGATCCCGAAAATGATGGAGCTGAAGCAGCTCCTGCTGACCACGGTGGCAGAACATCCGGAGTGGTC is part of the Faecalibacterium sp. HTF-F genome and harbors:
- a CDS encoding LuxR C-terminal-related transcriptional regulator yields the protein MRKTDLNAIYISERVQETLRPVSVSALTAVVAPMGYGKTTAVNWFLNQRRQTEAAVILRVNIYSDNRFIFWKSVQNAFAAAGLTALAGCEYPEDASSAAQLMDDLCAVLAGDTPCYLFLDDFHLLKDEKAAKFLCGLANRLPANIHLIVASRNNFLPKEEILRLGHRLHRIGREQLRLNHTELAHYAHRCGMDLTEAQVESLLRSCEGWFSAIYLNLHSLAERGILLSEDVDIYSMFTAAMLENLPPQKREFLAIMGLADEFTVEMARVVTEMPDAEEILLTLTEQNAFVTRLPDGKAFRFHHMLKECAMRLFARLTPEKQDACRERYGAWYEAKQQYLHALTAYEACKDYDAALQVIERDAGILLSTLDPAELLERLGRCPVETLKRHPFAILVLMRCMFNWRQIPKMMELKQLLLTTVAEHPEWSQEEKGSLLGECDLILSFLMYNDISAMSRLHRSASAQMSHPAISIQNSGGWTFGSPSVLMMFHRQPGQLDRELAEMDECMPHYYKITNGHGMGAETIMRAEADLQQGRFDDAQILLERAYAQIEGNGQTNMTLCCDFLAWRLSLCGPYTPRVPLEVRREEMLRQHNMSWRNLFNAICAYYYALRGQTGSIPEVYAAHRMNTVNTLAPGKPMIGLIENQVYLAQGEWARVLGRSPGLLTLCEALHYDLVALHLRIQMAAAYARLGRQDEGLGLLQQALAQAAPDGFIMPFAENFRDLKPLLEAAQEGPHSDAVRRILALGAAQEERCRALNHSEALPEAAARLTERELTLARLIADRCTNKEIAAKMFLSEGTVKQYTNQLYSKLGIGGGVRTKRAQLAELFAKKY
- a CDS encoding oxaloacetate decarboxylase subunit alpha → MAKKPIKVTEVVLRDAHQSLLATRMTMDEMRPILPEMDKINYFSVECWGGATFDSCIRFLDEDPWDRLRILRKELPHQKLQMLFRGQNMLGYRPYADDAVEYFVQKSVANGIDVIRIFDALNDPRNLQTAIKAANKEGAHVQGCISYTLSPVHNNEYFAAYAKTLEEMGANSICIKDMAGLLTPYTCYDLVKKLKETVSIPVDIHSHYTAGLASMSILKGIEAGADIIDTAMSPLSLGTSHMPTESLVAALQGTDYDTGLDLKQLNVVRAYFAKLREKYIANGQISPKSLGVDANTLLYQVPGGMFSNMLKQLKDAGKEDKLDEVLAEIPRVREDAGYPPLVTPTSQIVGTQAVFNVILGERYKMVTKEFKGLVHGDYGKTPAPIKPEFTKKILGDEQPITCRFADTLAPEMDKLKAEAAKWATQEEDVLTYAMFPQVAPKFFDKRNAKKQGVDGDHVDYANQSHPV
- a CDS encoding glycerophosphodiester phosphodiesterase, which produces MKDLFISFRTANQTYSVLRRSVFSLMHRAEAALFSILILCKLATNLLFVSLMQQVWSLTLRFAPMHYLSNSNASDIFTSPAIIGCIVLIAVLTAFWSLFECSVLLHGLDLARKGESIRLPALLCTSLLDACHAFLPQNWLILVYSATLIPFTNFFLAVNYITQLAVPEYIMGVIRANSRYHLLYLALCAALLVLLISWVLVLPLFLLEHKSLWQSVRESVGYVRTRILRTFLLLLRWNVSALLRSLLLTAAVALPLYGIIIGIGMQSTQAMFALSRAALTIELPFFQFLIDCTITLAQCTVITALYDRLRDNLPFEAEADPDRRPCRSNGRLLLTAAIAGATLLTFVLAACYFVLPEDDALRSMLGGTVPIVTAHRGYSAAAPENTLPAFQLAIDHGCERAELDVQMTKDGIVMVTHDANLRRCAGRNENIYDLTYDEVRRLDAGRWFGQKYTGTRIPTLEEVLEQCRGRIQLNIEIKPNAATPELEAETVRIIYEKGFEHDCVITSQSYDTLCKVKELAPEIQTGYILALGVGSYYDLPAADFFSVESTFITPGMVQQIHLRGKTISAWTVNRQEDASDLLSLGVDDIITDKPEMVQQLMNADADLDNDLLFIRDTIRSLIGRFDAGDEPTPEEEVIEEAIEDPEELLDAA
- a CDS encoding biotin/lipoyl-containing protein — its product is MKYYNITVNGVAYSVSVEETAAGAAPVAAAAPAAPAAPKAAPAPAAAPKAAAGAAGAVAVKAPMPGNILDVKVKAGASVKAGDVLVILEAMKMENEIVAPQDGTVASINVNKGDTVNSGDVLVSMN
- a CDS encoding carboxyl transferase domain-containing protein; the encoded protein is MASKINKGEILAKFFDDGEYTALFADGAVSAACGYAAGQQAYAVYQNGEAVTVKDVEKNIKVLEMAAQTGCPVVTFYNSVGAKLAEGLDVLTASAKLNAQIAKVSGVIPQVAVVLGVCGGTSALSAANADVCIMAEGAELFFTAPFTSAAKGDKVADAGTAAAAAKAGVAAIVESTAAEAAEKAAHIVGLLPANNLTGPAIFEFEQPTAVLAAGAEPAKAAAAVVDKDSAVELYAGFGKSVYTAFATVGGNAVGVVATGKNLCHNCVAKASRFVRLCDAFSVPVITIVDTEGFVPSATDDIAGGIREAARLAATYADATTAKVAVLAGKAVGPVYTALAAADLRIAVTGCTVSALEPSAAVSVLYKEEIDASDNIIAATNAKAAAYTAEVCSAANAVACGAADLTCDAANVRASVVAALELLSTKRAARLPKKHGNMAL